One Natrinema marinum genomic window carries:
- a CDS encoding ABC transporter substrate-binding protein: MRKSYTDSTSNVGSRAESNRSRRRVLQSIGGVSAAGIAGLAGCLGGGSSDPFVVQVTGGNYIDSYESEVFSAFEEEQGVDVAVNQISDQFDGYNQIQSGQSDAHVTITSANTLYMGASEGVWEPINTDDLDNYDSLAETFKNPVYDAGDDVHGIPTVYGTIGMAYNRDEMGELDSWEACWDQANAGNVTMQGTDFVRVFTTALHLGMDPNDIGAESSYEDGIQQIWDSVREQKELISSYWSTGDEHVRMYAQNEAYVGEAWGGRIKAAVDDGHDHLDYVIPKEGAYGWSDNWAMVSGIDDDKRSTAMDFFDFLLTEDVLVPLAEALGYPPATGATSDVIENLGDYDPTGGERLTFMDPGYQEDHSDEWSQEWERIQSS, translated from the coding sequence ATGAGGAAATCCTACACTGATTCGACTTCCAACGTCGGCAGTCGTGCAGAGAGCAATCGAAGCCGCCGGCGGGTGTTACAATCGATCGGCGGCGTCAGTGCTGCCGGCATCGCCGGACTGGCGGGGTGTCTCGGCGGCGGCTCGAGCGATCCGTTCGTCGTGCAGGTCACCGGCGGAAACTACATCGACTCGTACGAGAGCGAGGTGTTCTCGGCGTTCGAAGAGGAACAGGGTGTCGACGTCGCAGTCAACCAGATCAGCGACCAGTTCGACGGATACAATCAGATCCAGTCCGGGCAGTCCGACGCCCACGTGACGATCACCTCCGCGAACACGCTGTATATGGGCGCGAGCGAGGGCGTCTGGGAGCCGATCAATACGGACGACCTCGACAACTACGATAGCCTCGCCGAGACGTTCAAGAATCCGGTGTACGACGCCGGTGACGACGTCCACGGTATTCCGACGGTGTACGGGACCATCGGGATGGCGTACAACCGCGACGAGATGGGTGAACTCGACTCGTGGGAAGCGTGCTGGGACCAGGCGAACGCCGGCAACGTCACCATGCAGGGGACCGACTTCGTGCGCGTCTTCACGACCGCGCTGCACCTCGGCATGGACCCGAACGATATCGGCGCCGAGAGCTCGTACGAGGACGGTATTCAGCAGATCTGGGATTCGGTTCGCGAGCAGAAAGAACTGATCTCGAGTTACTGGTCGACGGGCGACGAACACGTCCGAATGTACGCCCAAAACGAGGCGTACGTCGGCGAAGCGTGGGGCGGCCGGATCAAGGCCGCCGTCGACGATGGCCACGATCACCTCGACTACGTCATTCCGAAGGAGGGCGCGTACGGCTGGTCCGACAACTGGGCGATGGTGTCCGGAATCGACGACGACAAGCGCAGCACCGCGATGGACTTCTTCGACTTCCTCCTCACCGAAGACGTGTTGGTGCCGCTCGCTGAGGCGCTCGGTTACCCGCCGGCGACCGGCGCGACCTCCGACGTGATCGAAAACCTCGGCGACTACGATCCGACGGGCGGTGAGCGGCTCACCTTCATGGATCCCGGCTACCAGGAGGATCACTCCGACGAGTGGTCCCAGGAGTGGGAGCGCATCCAATCGTCGTAG
- a CDS encoding winged helix-turn-helix domain-containing protein, which translates to MAKEPTPDDIDWEFKERDIKILRELAANPQISSRDLADLLDEKYDIDISNVTVSETIRKMRESRIFHEAILPNEEFYNFALFEFKFFPWGFSDNWKEAMEYIIEDEHTMMYFISNGEYQWKTIMMFRTREAESKWIHDFYREYGDVVLNVRNHVAHNMLKFRTDPEIFELLDEP; encoded by the coding sequence ATGGCCAAGGAGCCGACGCCGGACGATATCGACTGGGAGTTCAAGGAGCGTGATATCAAGATCCTTCGTGAACTTGCAGCCAATCCACAGATCTCGAGCCGGGATCTGGCGGACCTCCTCGATGAGAAATACGACATCGACATCTCGAACGTCACGGTGAGCGAAACGATCCGCAAGATGCGTGAGTCGCGAATCTTCCACGAGGCCATCCTTCCCAACGAGGAGTTCTACAACTTCGCGCTGTTCGAGTTCAAATTCTTCCCGTGGGGATTCAGCGACAACTGGAAGGAGGCGATGGAGTACATCATCGAGGACGAACACACCATGATGTACTTCATCTCGAACGGGGAGTACCAGTGGAAGACGATTATGATGTTTCGGACGCGCGAGGCGGAATCGAAGTGGATTCACGACTTCTATCGGGAGTACGGCGACGTCGTCCTGAACGTTCGCAACCACGTCGCCCATAACATGTTGAAATTCAGAACCGACCCGGAAATTTTCGAGCTACTCGACGAGCCGTAA
- a CDS encoding ABC transporter ATP-binding protein → MAFLDIDNLRKEFGETVAVDGISFSVEEGEFVTVVGPSGCGKTTTLLNVAGLQTPTSGSIRLQGADLTDLPPYERDIGVVFQDYALFPHKTVAENIAFGLKMRGADEREREAKVSEMLSMINLEGYEDEYPHECSGGQQQRVAVARALAFDPDLVLMDEPLSNLDKKLRGEMRTELKRIQRETGITTIYVTHNQTEALSMGDRIAVLNDGTLEQYDDPKTAYERPTSPFVADFLGTSSRIDGTLRLESDPVVRFGDSTMTVEARDGIDDGDDVAVFVRTELASLSTDRPAGENAFRGTIESVDYQGQGAVYFVSVPAFGTTVQVNHHANASMLEPGNEVWVSIDPSDVIYTTSQSSADGSEQPAISAEGR, encoded by the coding sequence ATGGCATTTCTCGATATTGACAACTTGCGGAAGGAGTTCGGCGAGACCGTCGCCGTCGACGGCATCTCGTTTTCCGTCGAGGAAGGAGAGTTCGTCACGGTCGTCGGTCCGAGCGGCTGTGGGAAGACGACGACGCTCCTCAACGTCGCCGGTCTCCAGACGCCGACGTCCGGCTCGATCCGACTGCAGGGGGCCGATCTCACGGACCTCCCGCCGTACGAACGCGATATCGGCGTCGTCTTCCAAGACTACGCGCTCTTTCCCCACAAGACCGTCGCGGAGAACATCGCCTTCGGACTGAAGATGCGCGGCGCCGACGAACGCGAGCGCGAGGCGAAAGTCTCCGAGATGCTCTCGATGATCAACCTCGAGGGCTACGAGGACGAGTATCCACACGAGTGCAGCGGGGGACAGCAACAGCGAGTCGCCGTCGCTCGAGCGCTCGCGTTCGATCCCGACCTCGTGTTGATGGACGAGCCGCTGTCCAACCTCGACAAGAAGCTCCGGGGGGAGATGCGAACCGAACTCAAGCGCATCCAGCGCGAGACCGGCATCACGACCATCTACGTCACCCACAACCAGACGGAGGCGCTCTCGATGGGCGATCGGATCGCGGTGCTCAACGACGGCACCCTAGAGCAGTACGACGATCCGAAGACGGCGTACGAACGGCCGACGTCGCCGTTCGTCGCGGACTTCCTCGGCACCTCGAGCAGGATCGACGGTACCCTCCGGCTGGAGTCGGACCCCGTAGTTCGGTTCGGCGACTCGACGATGACCGTCGAGGCCCGCGACGGGATCGACGACGGCGACGACGTGGCGGTCTTCGTTCGGACCGAACTCGCGTCGCTCAGTACGGATCGCCCCGCGGGCGAGAACGCCTTCCGGGGAACTATCGAGAGCGTGGATTACCAGGGACAGGGAGCCGTCTACTTCGTGTCCGTCCCCGCGTTCGGGACGACGGTACAGGTGAACCACCACGCGAACGCCAGCATGCTCGAGCCCGGCAACGAGGTTTGGGTAAGCATCGATCCGTCGGATGTCATCTACACCACGTCGCAGTCCTCGGCCGACGGCTCGGAGCAACCGGCGATTTCCGCGGAGGGTCGATGA
- a CDS encoding CoA transferase subunit A, protein MTHAIDATDTATRLAEVGDDAADHEKVTDLVSAIEEYVTDGSSIAFGGMGGRDPEAAAREIVRQGTTGLTVLDDARTTLFDIMVGAGCVDEYVGSWVGTSLISQGHNVRSAVENDVPHHLEMRDVSNFGSSLMFLAGAMDLPFVPTRSMLDTDIPTHNDDLAVIEDPLGSGDPLVLVPPARPDVAIIHVQRCDPMGNAQILGNVVNDHLKARAAEHTIVTCEELVPTEEIRRRPELTRIPFYTVDAVVEVPFGSHPWHCYGKYYADLPFYREYGLRSRDREEFLEWLDEWICPHEEYLEKVGADRLATLEHMEQTINGADSAGETDE, encoded by the coding sequence ATGACACACGCCATAGACGCCACAGATACAGCCACTCGACTGGCCGAAGTCGGCGACGATGCGGCCGACCACGAGAAAGTCACGGACCTCGTCTCCGCGATCGAGGAGTACGTCACTGACGGCTCGAGCATCGCTTTCGGCGGGATGGGCGGCCGCGACCCGGAGGCGGCGGCCCGCGAGATCGTCCGCCAGGGAACGACGGGACTGACCGTCCTCGACGACGCCAGAACGACCCTGTTCGACATCATGGTCGGCGCCGGTTGCGTCGACGAGTACGTCGGCTCCTGGGTCGGAACGAGCCTCATCTCCCAGGGCCACAACGTTCGAAGCGCCGTCGAGAACGACGTTCCCCACCACCTCGAGATGCGCGACGTCTCGAACTTCGGCTCCTCGCTGATGTTTCTCGCGGGGGCGATGGACCTCCCGTTCGTACCGACGCGGTCGATGCTCGATACGGACATCCCGACGCACAACGACGACCTCGCGGTGATCGAGGATCCGCTCGGGTCGGGCGATCCGCTCGTGCTCGTTCCTCCGGCGCGACCCGACGTGGCGATCATCCACGTCCAGCGGTGCGATCCGATGGGCAACGCACAGATACTGGGCAACGTCGTCAACGATCACCTCAAGGCGCGGGCCGCCGAACACACGATCGTCACCTGTGAGGAACTCGTCCCGACCGAGGAGATCAGACGACGGCCCGAACTCACCCGCATCCCGTTCTACACGGTCGACGCGGTCGTCGAGGTCCCCTTCGGCTCGCACCCGTGGCACTGCTACGGGAAGTACTACGCCGACCTGCCCTTCTACCGGGAGTACGGCCTCCGGTCGCGAGACCGCGAGGAGTTCCTCGAGTGGCTCGACGAGTGGATCTGTCCACACGAGGAATACCTCGAGAAAGTGGGCGCCGATCGGTTGGCGACGCTCGAGCACATGGAGCAAACGATCAACGGTGCCGACTCCGCGGGGGAGACCGATGAGTGA
- a CDS encoding creatininase family protein, with product MSSDGGSEPRRYDELTWPEIDEAAEEGATVVVPVGATEDHGPHLPLDVDRRIVEAVCEPAVAARDDALLFPTIDHGYLPHHMDFPGGITIGWRTFVDYVVDVCVSLAHHGFERILLVNGHGSNHHLLELASRQVMLQYPDVHCAMLSWWEIDEVRDTASAVREAGPQGSAHAGEMETSIYMHLFPERVDMEAAARDADYPESRHFNNLDLAGQTRPEDSTPVTMLGWWSTISETGILGDATVASAETGELLLEAAIDGLGSVLEEFAEYPIRSIDDHHARTVSNREYDAFRPR from the coding sequence ATGAGCAGTGACGGCGGCTCGGAACCTCGCCGCTACGACGAACTCACGTGGCCCGAGATCGACGAGGCAGCCGAGGAGGGCGCAACGGTCGTCGTCCCCGTCGGCGCGACCGAAGACCACGGCCCGCACCTCCCGCTCGACGTCGACCGTCGGATCGTCGAGGCGGTCTGCGAACCGGCCGTCGCCGCGAGGGACGACGCGCTCCTGTTTCCGACGATCGATCACGGCTATCTCCCCCACCACATGGACTTTCCGGGCGGGATCACGATCGGCTGGCGCACGTTCGTCGACTACGTCGTCGACGTCTGCGTCTCGCTCGCCCACCACGGATTCGAGCGGATCCTGCTCGTGAACGGCCACGGCTCCAACCACCACCTCCTCGAGCTGGCCAGCCGGCAGGTGATGCTGCAGTACCCCGACGTCCACTGCGCGATGCTCTCGTGGTGGGAGATCGACGAGGTCCGCGACACCGCGAGCGCGGTTCGCGAAGCCGGCCCGCAGGGGTCGGCCCACGCGGGCGAGATGGAGACATCGATCTACATGCACCTGTTCCCCGAGCGCGTCGACATGGAGGCCGCCGCCCGCGACGCCGACTACCCCGAGAGCCGGCACTTCAACAATCTCGATCTCGCGGGTCAGACCCGTCCGGAGGACTCGACGCCGGTGACGATGCTGGGATGGTGGTCGACGATTTCGGAGACCGGCATCCTCGGCGACGCGACGGTCGCCAGCGCCGAGACCGGCGAACTCCTCCTCGAGGCCGCGATCGACGGCCTCGGCTCCGTGCTCGAGGAGTTCGCCGAGTACCCGATCCGGTCGATCGACGACCACCACGCACGGACCGTATCCAACCGCGAATACGACGCTTTCAGACCACGATGA
- a CDS encoding ArgE/DapE family deacylase: MEPRERVEDAAGERVEAAVDELSDDLVDFAAELVRVRSVLTEEAPAQDLVRERLEALDLEVEAIRADEVPDIEDHDEYVERDASYEGRPNLFATREGAGDGSSLLFNGHVDVVPEGDRDAWSFDPFAGTVEDGRLLGRGASDMKGGVAAMIYALEALDRAGIELLGDLSFNTVIEEEYGGSGGTLASVLAGVDADADAVVIPEPTGFDSWIANDGVSYFRVTVDGKSAHAAETDAGVNAISKLLPIYHALEDLHDERKTTVHDELFEEWHEHTVSLNLGTLRGGDWVSSVPDEAVLEARISHAPEETREELRETVERTVERAADGDSWLAEHPPEIEWFGWRGRSAKIDPDEPIVQTVEAVAETALDRESHAKGFPGGIDSRFFVNETGTPAVCFGPGAYNIHGTDEYLPVAELEEITLALALTAMSWCGYRVTPDEQ, translated from the coding sequence ATGGAACCGCGTGAACGCGTCGAGGACGCCGCGGGCGAGCGCGTCGAGGCCGCCGTCGACGAACTCAGCGACGACCTCGTCGATTTCGCCGCCGAGCTCGTCCGGGTTCGAAGCGTTCTCACCGAAGAAGCGCCCGCCCAGGACCTCGTCCGAGAGCGCCTCGAGGCGCTCGACCTCGAGGTCGAAGCGATCCGCGCCGACGAGGTCCCCGACATCGAAGACCACGACGAGTACGTCGAACGCGACGCGTCCTACGAGGGGCGCCCGAACCTCTTTGCGACCCGCGAGGGAGCCGGCGACGGGTCGTCGCTGCTCTTCAACGGTCACGTCGACGTCGTCCCCGAGGGCGACCGCGACGCGTGGTCGTTCGACCCGTTCGCCGGAACCGTCGAGGACGGCCGACTCCTCGGCCGGGGCGCGTCGGACATGAAAGGCGGCGTCGCCGCGATGATTTACGCGCTCGAGGCGCTCGATCGCGCGGGGATCGAACTGCTTGGCGATCTGTCGTTCAACACCGTCATCGAGGAGGAGTACGGCGGCTCGGGCGGGACACTCGCGAGCGTCCTCGCGGGCGTCGACGCCGACGCGGACGCCGTCGTGATTCCGGAACCGACGGGCTTCGACTCGTGGATCGCGAACGACGGCGTCTCCTACTTCCGCGTGACCGTCGACGGAAAGAGCGCTCACGCGGCGGAGACCGACGCCGGCGTGAACGCGATCTCGAAGCTGTTGCCGATCTATCACGCACTCGAGGATCTCCACGACGAGCGCAAGACGACGGTCCACGACGAGCTCTTCGAGGAGTGGCACGAGCACACGGTTTCGCTGAACCTCGGCACGCTGCGCGGCGGCGACTGGGTCTCGAGCGTCCCCGACGAGGCAGTGCTCGAGGCGCGGATCTCCCACGCCCCCGAGGAGACGCGCGAGGAGCTCCGCGAGACGGTCGAACGAACGGTCGAACGGGCCGCCGACGGAGACTCGTGGCTCGCGGAGCACCCGCCCGAGATCGAGTGGTTCGGCTGGCGCGGCCGGTCCGCGAAGATCGACCCCGACGAACCGATCGTTCAGACCGTCGAAGCCGTCGCCGAAACGGCGCTGGACCGGGAGAGTCACGCCAAAGGGTTCCCCGGCGGGATCGACTCCCGGTTCTTCGTCAACGAAACCGGGACGCCTGCGGTCTGCTTCGGGCCGGGCGCGTACAACATCCACGGCACCGACGAGTACCTCCCCGTAGCGGAACTCGAGGAAATCACGCTCGCGCTCGCGTTGACCGCCATGTCGTGGTGTGGCTATAGGGTGACGCCGGATGAGCAGTGA
- a CDS encoding zinc-dependent alcohol dehydrogenase family protein: protein MRAAVVEEHGEPLAVKDVDYPEPGADQVIVETEACGICRSDWHAWQGDWSWIGAGVPEGQILGHEPAGIVSAVGSDVETLEEGDRVAVPFHLGDGTCPHCREGRANNCETVLPLGLSEFAQGAFAEAFPVREADFNCVKLPDDVGFTEMAGLGCRFMTAYHALADRANLRPGDWVAVHGCGGVGLSAIHIADALGAHPIAIDLVDDKLERAKELGARETVNVTEVDSSAQAVQAITDGGADVSIDALGVADTCKNSVNSLGTRGSHVQVGLTTGEEEGQIELPVDIMTMQEIDFHGSFGMPLVRYEELFNLIAQGTLEPDKIIGETLSLEEAPEMLASMDDYETVGIPVITEF, encoded by the coding sequence ATGCGAGCAGCCGTAGTCGAAGAACATGGGGAACCGCTGGCGGTCAAAGACGTCGACTATCCGGAACCGGGTGCCGATCAGGTCATCGTCGAGACCGAAGCGTGTGGCATCTGTCGCAGCGACTGGCACGCCTGGCAGGGCGACTGGAGCTGGATCGGCGCGGGCGTTCCCGAGGGCCAGATCCTCGGTCACGAGCCTGCCGGCATCGTCTCGGCGGTGGGAAGCGACGTCGAGACGCTCGAGGAGGGCGACCGCGTCGCGGTCCCCTTCCACCTCGGCGACGGCACCTGTCCCCACTGCCGTGAGGGGCGGGCGAACAACTGCGAGACGGTGCTCCCGCTGGGCCTCTCCGAGTTCGCGCAGGGTGCGTTCGCCGAGGCGTTCCCCGTTCGCGAAGCGGACTTCAACTGCGTCAAGCTGCCCGACGATGTCGGGTTCACCGAGATGGCCGGTCTGGGCTGCCGGTTCATGACGGCGTATCACGCGTTAGCCGACCGCGCCAATCTCCGACCCGGCGACTGGGTCGCCGTCCACGGCTGTGGCGGCGTCGGCCTCTCGGCGATCCACATCGCGGATGCGCTGGGCGCCCACCCGATCGCGATCGACCTCGTCGACGACAAACTCGAGCGCGCGAAGGAACTCGGCGCCCGCGAAACGGTCAACGTGACCGAGGTCGACAGCTCGGCTCAAGCGGTCCAGGCCATCACCGACGGCGGTGCCGACGTCTCCATCGACGCGCTGGGTGTCGCCGACACCTGTAAGAACTCGGTCAACAGCCTGGGTACGCGGGGCAGCCACGTGCAGGTCGGCCTGACGACCGGCGAGGAAGAGGGCCAGATCGAACTCCCCGTCGACATCATGACGATGCAGGAGATCGACTTCCACGGCTCCTTTGGCATGCCGCTGGTCCGCTACGAGGAACTGTTCAACCTGATCGCACAGGGCACCTTAGAGCCCGATAAGATCATCGGCGAGACGCTCTCGCTCGAGGAGGCACCCGAGATGCTGGCCTCCATGGACGACTACGAGACGGTCGGCATCCCCGTCATCACCGAGTTCTGA
- a CDS encoding ABC transporter permease, which produces MSVRDYAADVRTNWNWHGIRLVSALVYLSMILPLVVVVVNSFSAQRIATFPPSGLTLDWYVAFFSDEMFLSAVWVSTQVGIAAAILAGAIGTLTAMGFVRKPFPAKKALSIALLTPMIVPPVIVGVAATSFFTEIGLDRNIWWLIVMHTLLALPYAFLIVRSRLYLFDETLEDAAMTLGADRVVTFREITLPQIAPAIVTAMVLSFVISFGEFTASQFWVQRETTTVPVVIYSMVRTTITPKVNVLATLVLVITMVVPVVGFAIQRWLAGDTN; this is translated from the coding sequence ATGAGCGTTCGAGACTACGCAGCCGACGTCAGGACGAACTGGAACTGGCACGGAATCAGGCTCGTCTCCGCGCTGGTCTACCTGAGCATGATCCTGCCGCTCGTCGTGGTCGTCGTCAACTCCTTTAGCGCACAGCGGATCGCGACCTTCCCGCCGAGCGGACTGACCCTCGACTGGTACGTCGCGTTCTTCAGCGACGAGATGTTCCTCAGCGCCGTCTGGGTGAGCACGCAAGTCGGTATCGCCGCCGCGATACTCGCCGGCGCTATCGGGACGCTCACCGCCATGGGATTCGTGCGAAAGCCGTTTCCCGCGAAGAAGGCGCTCTCGATCGCGCTCCTGACACCGATGATCGTCCCGCCGGTGATCGTCGGCGTCGCGGCGACGAGCTTCTTCACCGAGATCGGTCTGGACCGGAACATCTGGTGGCTGATCGTCATGCACACCCTGCTCGCGTTGCCCTACGCGTTCCTGATCGTCCGCAGTCGCCTCTACCTCTTCGACGAAACGCTCGAGGACGCGGCGATGACCCTCGGCGCCGATCGAGTGGTGACCTTCCGGGAGATCACGCTGCCACAGATCGCGCCGGCGATCGTGACAGCGATGGTGCTCTCGTTTGTCATCTCCTTCGGAGAGTTCACCGCCTCACAGTTCTGGGTACAGCGGGAGACGACCACGGTTCCGGTCGTCATCTACTCGATGGTGCGGACGACGATCACGCCGAAGGTGAACGTGCTCGCGACGCTCGTGCTCGTGATCACGATGGTCGTCCCGGTTGTCGGCTTCGCGATCCAGCGGTGGCTGGCCGGCGACACCAACTGA
- a CDS encoding ABC transporter permease yields the protein MSSETASTTTETPNRIESIRQRLMESERVGYVLSPGSGLLWVLLFLFLPLTVIVAFSFFRSGEFGTIIYEPTLENYRRFVNGSVYHQVIVRSLVVGVVTTLIVLPFGYTLGYFLGRSKSRWTPVLLGLVVVQFWVPLVIRTYAWIPILGRQGIVNDFLLWVGIIGQPVEILYSTRGMMLGLSVSIMPFMVLPVYSIVSTIDEEIIQAAKTLGASDARAFWEVTLPLSWPGVVSGILFTFILSAGSFLAPQLLGGTSDRLIAPVIETVFSQDFNWPFAATLSLVYVALIVAILYLFSRKADIEEALEGTQI from the coding sequence ATGAGCAGCGAAACCGCATCGACGACGACAGAGACACCCAACCGAATCGAATCGATCCGACAGCGGCTGATGGAGAGCGAGCGGGTCGGCTACGTGCTCTCGCCGGGATCTGGCCTGCTGTGGGTACTACTGTTTCTGTTTCTCCCGCTGACGGTCATCGTCGCGTTCAGTTTCTTCCGCTCCGGCGAGTTCGGTACCATCATCTACGAACCGACGCTCGAGAACTACCGACGGTTCGTCAACGGCTCCGTCTACCACCAGGTGATCGTTCGATCGCTGGTGGTCGGCGTCGTGACGACGCTGATCGTCTTACCCTTCGGCTACACGCTCGGGTACTTCCTGGGACGGTCGAAGAGCCGCTGGACGCCGGTCCTGCTGGGACTGGTCGTCGTCCAGTTTTGGGTCCCGCTCGTGATCCGCACGTACGCGTGGATCCCGATCCTGGGCCGGCAGGGAATCGTCAACGACTTCCTGCTGTGGGTCGGCATCATCGGGCAACCGGTCGAGATACTCTACTCGACCCGCGGGATGATGCTCGGACTGTCCGTGAGCATCATGCCGTTCATGGTGTTGCCCGTGTACTCGATCGTCAGCACGATCGACGAGGAGATCATCCAGGCGGCGAAGACGCTGGGTGCGAGCGACGCCCGGGCGTTCTGGGAGGTGACGCTCCCCCTCTCCTGGCCCGGCGTCGTCTCCGGAATCCTGTTCACGTTCATCCTCTCGGCGGGGTCCTTCCTGGCACCGCAACTGCTCGGCGGGACCAGCGACCGACTGATCGCTCCCGTCATCGAGACCGTGTTCAGCCAGGACTTCAACTGGCCGTTCGCGGCGACACTCTCGCTCGTCTACGTGGCGCTGATCGTCGCGATACTCTACCTGTTCAGTCGAAAGGCAGACATCGAAGAAGCGCTCGAGGGGACCCAGATATGA
- a CDS encoding M24 family metallopeptidase, with protein MTGTRCQHGDTAHLDYERQELFRVLEPVARENLELVQERMADADVDALLVNRSDNLRYLTGYGPYDSFSLSAEHGAVVTRTGEPTIVAAPRLAADLDDRHWLADVVPFSTTDDEAASTFASVLEERGVADGVVALDPHMEYRFARKLEGALPRCDLRDAGELLFEARAIKTDAEIALIEEGLSVAELAIEAGIEAVDVGVRECEVSGAIMDAMLSAGAAGAYALPAIVSSGVRWSRCQEYPSRKRIRRGEFVQLDEGPMWKGYYSELARMAFPGTPSDEQRSMYQATFAAHEAAIDAIEPGATGREVYDAARDVFVEFGYEEWLTDGIIGHGIGVVAHEPPYVGPTGDVTLEENMIVMIEPGLFRRGVAGVRFEDMVLVTERGSEVLSRTPHPDHEKFI; from the coding sequence ATGACCGGCACACGGTGCCAGCACGGCGATACGGCCCACCTGGACTACGAGCGCCAGGAACTGTTTCGTGTCCTCGAGCCGGTCGCGCGAGAGAATCTCGAACTTGTACAGGAGCGGATGGCCGATGCGGACGTCGACGCTCTGCTCGTCAACCGATCCGACAACCTCCGATATCTCACCGGCTACGGCCCCTACGACAGCTTTTCGCTATCGGCCGAACACGGTGCGGTCGTGACGCGGACGGGCGAGCCGACGATCGTCGCCGCTCCCCGACTGGCCGCGGACTTAGACGACCGCCACTGGCTCGCGGACGTCGTCCCGTTCTCGACGACTGACGACGAGGCCGCGTCGACGTTCGCGTCGGTGCTCGAGGAGCGCGGCGTCGCGGACGGTGTCGTCGCTCTCGATCCGCACATGGAGTACCGGTTCGCCCGGAAACTCGAGGGGGCGCTGCCGCGTTGTGACCTGCGTGACGCGGGCGAGTTGCTCTTCGAGGCGCGGGCGATCAAGACGGACGCGGAGATCGCGCTCATCGAGGAGGGGCTCTCGGTCGCCGAACTCGCGATCGAGGCCGGCATCGAGGCGGTCGACGTCGGCGTCCGCGAGTGCGAGGTCTCCGGCGCGATCATGGACGCCATGCTCTCGGCCGGCGCGGCCGGCGCCTACGCCCTCCCGGCGATCGTCAGCTCCGGCGTCCGCTGGTCGCGCTGTCAGGAGTATCCCTCCAGAAAGCGCATCCGGCGGGGCGAGTTCGTCCAACTCGACGAGGGCCCGATGTGGAAGGGCTACTACAGCGAACTGGCCCGAATGGCGTTCCCCGGTACGCCCTCCGACGAACAGCGATCGATGTACCAGGCGACGTTCGCGGCCCACGAGGCGGCGATCGACGCCATCGAACCCGGCGCAACCGGCCGCGAAGTGTACGATGCCGCACGCGACGTCTTCGTCGAGTTCGGCTACGAGGAGTGGCTGACCGATGGCATCATCGGCCACGGCATCGGCGTCGTCGCCCACGAACCCCCATACGTGGGCCCGACCGGCGATGTCACGCTCGAGGAGAACATGATCGTCATGATCGAGCCGGGCCTGTTCCGACGCGGCGTGGCCGGTGTCCGTTTCGAAGACATGGTACTCGTAACCGAACGCGGCAGCGAAGTGCTCTCGCGAACCCCCCATCCCGATCATGAGAAGTTCATCTGA